A single Candidatus Methylomirabilota bacterium DNA region contains:
- a CDS encoding TIGR00282 family metallophosphoesterase yields MSILCIGDVFGEPGRRALAHVLPRLRTELEVDLVVANVENAAAGFGVTPALARGFLDGGVDVMTSGNHIWDRKEIIEYIVKENLLLRPANYPRGTPGVGSVVIKAGAEKVGILNLQGRVFMAAIDCPFLTADEEVARLRAETPVVVVDMHAEATSEKQAMGWYLDGRVSAVVGTHSHVQTADERLLPGGTAYVTDLGITGPIDSVIGIAKEQAIQRFLTGMPNRFEPARGRARVQGAVIRIDPESGHALGIERVQRDFSG; encoded by the coding sequence GTGAGTATCCTGTGCATCGGAGACGTCTTCGGTGAGCCAGGGCGAAGAGCCCTGGCTCACGTGTTACCGCGGCTCCGCACCGAGCTCGAGGTCGACCTGGTCGTCGCCAACGTGGAGAACGCCGCCGCCGGATTCGGCGTCACCCCGGCCCTGGCCCGCGGCTTTCTCGACGGCGGCGTGGACGTGATGACATCCGGGAACCACATCTGGGACCGGAAGGAGATCATCGAGTACATCGTGAAGGAGAACCTGCTCCTCCGCCCCGCCAACTATCCTCGCGGGACGCCGGGGGTGGGATCGGTGGTGATCAAGGCGGGCGCCGAGAAGGTGGGCATCCTCAACCTGCAGGGCCGGGTCTTCATGGCGGCCATCGACTGTCCGTTTCTCACGGCCGATGAGGAGGTCGCGCGGCTGCGGGCGGAGACACCCGTCGTCGTGGTCGACATGCATGCCGAGGCGACCTCCGAGAAGCAGGCCATGGGGTGGTACCTCGACGGGCGGGTGTCGGCCGTGGTGGGCACGCACTCCCACGTGCAGACGGCCGACGAGCGCCTGTTGCCGGGCGGGACGGCCTATGTCACCGACCTCGGGATCACCGGCCCCATCGACTCCGTGATCGGCATCGCCAAGGAGCAGGCGATCCAGCGGTTCCTCACGGGGATGCCGAACCGCTTCGAGCCCGCCCGCGGCCGCGCCCGCGTCCAGGGGGCCGTGATCCGCATCGATCCCGAGTCGGGCCACGCCCTCGGCATCGAGCGCGTGCAGCGCGACTTTTCGGGGTAG